The following coding sequences lie in one Fundidesulfovibrio magnetotacticus genomic window:
- a CDS encoding sensor domain-containing diguanylate cyclase has protein sequence MSEACRSHEELHAELEALRMRAAHLEEALHAVHESEERYRRLLETVTNYVYTVRVEDGRAVETTHGEGCVRLTGYTAEEYAADPLLWYRMVHEEDRAAVLEQAARLLRGESAPALEHRILHKDGSERWVRNTPVIRRDAFGRVAFYDGILQDITGAKNMEEAARHASLHDALTGLANRHLLMDRLSRTIESARRDGVKVAVLFLDLDNFKPVNDRLGHAVGDEVLKEAAARVLAQVRASDTVARVGGDEFVVVLPGQMGGAGAAEVSRKIIRALGQPYASLGGAQGPGGSVGISLYPDDGQDPWELVKMADQAMYYVKNHIRSSFAFHSSLVRQAGLEPHDS, from the coding sequence ATGAGCGAAGCATGCCGCAGCCATGAGGAACTCCATGCCGAGTTGGAAGCGCTCCGGATGCGTGCCGCGCATCTGGAGGAGGCGCTGCATGCGGTGCATGAGTCCGAGGAGCGCTACCGAAGGCTTTTGGAGACCGTGACCAACTACGTCTACACCGTGCGGGTGGAGGACGGCCGGGCCGTGGAGACGACCCACGGCGAGGGCTGCGTCCGTCTGACGGGCTACACGGCCGAGGAGTACGCGGCCGATCCCCTCCTGTGGTACCGCATGGTGCACGAGGAGGACCGGGCGGCGGTTCTGGAGCAGGCGGCGCGCCTGTTGCGGGGCGAGTCCGCCCCGGCCCTGGAGCATCGCATCCTGCACAAGGACGGCTCTGAACGCTGGGTTCGCAACACCCCCGTGATCCGCCGGGACGCCTTCGGGCGCGTGGCCTTCTACGACGGCATCCTCCAGGACATCACCGGGGCCAAGAACATGGAGGAGGCGGCGCGCCACGCCTCACTGCACGACGCGCTGACCGGGCTGGCCAACCGGCACCTGCTCATGGACCGCCTGTCGCGAACCATCGAGTCGGCCCGGCGCGACGGGGTGAAGGTCGCGGTGCTCTTTCTGGACCTGGACAATTTCAAGCCCGTCAACGACCGTCTGGGCCACGCCGTGGGCGACGAGGTGCTCAAGGAGGCGGCGGCGCGGGTGCTGGCGCAGGTGCGCGCCTCGGACACGGTGGCCCGGGTGGGCGGCGACGAGTTCGTGGTGGTGCTGCCGGGCCAGATGGGCGGGGCGGGCGCGGCGGAGGTGTCGCGCAAGATCATCCGGGCTCTGGGTCAGCCTTACGCGAGCCTGGGCGGGGCGCAGGGCCCCGGAGGCAGCGTGGGCATAAGCCTCTACCCCGACGACGGCCAGGACCCCTGGGAGCTGGTGAAGATGGCCGACCAGGCCATGTACTACGTGAAGAACCACATCCGTTCGAGCTTCGCCTTCCATTCGAGCCTCGTGCGCCAGGCCGGTCTGGAGCCGCACGACTCATGA
- a CDS encoding carboxymuconolactone decarboxylase family protein codes for MKDELKPRHYEFIRTKSPGVIEAVEALGKAVRDAGPLDEKTVLLIQLGAAAANRSEGSVLSHARRALNAGASLDEVYHALTGLTSTIGFPAVAAAISWVRKALDND; via the coding sequence ATGAAAGACGAACTCAAGCCCAGACACTACGAATTCATCCGCACCAAGTCCCCCGGCGTCATCGAGGCCGTGGAGGCCCTGGGCAAGGCCGTGCGCGACGCCGGCCCCCTCGACGAGAAAACCGTGCTCCTCATCCAGCTGGGCGCGGCCGCCGCCAACCGCTCCGAAGGCTCCGTGCTCTCCCACGCCCGCCGCGCCCTCAACGCCGGAGCGAGCCTCGACGAAGTGTACCACGCCCTCACCGGGCTCACCTCCACCATCGGCTTCCCCGCCGTGGCCGCCGCCATCAGCTGGGTGCGCAAAGCCCTCGACAACGACTAA
- a CDS encoding helix-turn-helix transcriptional regulator → MPTRPGSRNDFLRDPSLPFLESRESSINGRPFGLHAHDTYSVSVVEGGSTFLQCRDAMWLAGPGSAVFLPPGEPHACNPQPGGPLRYHKHYIDRAWLEDRLPGLPRALDHRQPAILDDPALARAFARFHRSPPGEHRLPLLLLALERLFAGHHATPVQGGKPRAQRRAALQAARILASRPAERIPLAQLATSCGVSPCHLPRIFRETHATTPHAYANQLRVDLAKQLLSQGKPIAEVAAEAGFADQSHLNRVFRRYAGATPREYQGR, encoded by the coding sequence ATGCCAACACGTCCCGGCAGCAGGAACGACTTCCTGAGAGACCCCTCCCTGCCCTTCCTGGAATCGCGCGAATCCAGCATCAACGGCAGGCCTTTCGGACTCCACGCCCACGACACCTACTCCGTCTCCGTGGTGGAAGGGGGCTCCACGTTCCTCCAATGCCGCGACGCCATGTGGCTGGCCGGGCCGGGCTCGGCGGTCTTCCTCCCCCCGGGCGAACCCCACGCCTGCAACCCGCAGCCCGGCGGCCCCCTGCGCTACCACAAGCACTACATCGACCGCGCCTGGCTCGAAGACCGCCTCCCCGGCCTGCCCCGCGCCTTGGACCACCGCCAGCCCGCCATCCTCGACGACCCGGCCCTCGCCCGGGCCTTCGCCCGCTTCCACCGGTCACCACCCGGCGAACACAGGCTCCCCCTGCTCCTCCTCGCCCTGGAACGACTCTTCGCCGGACACCACGCCACGCCCGTGCAGGGCGGCAAACCCCGCGCCCAACGCCGCGCCGCGCTCCAGGCCGCGCGCATCCTGGCCAGCCGCCCCGCCGAACGCATCCCACTGGCGCAACTGGCCACATCCTGCGGCGTCTCACCCTGCCACCTTCCCCGCATCTTCCGCGAAACACACGCCACCACCCCACACGCCTACGCCAACCAACTGCGCGTCGACCTGGCCAAACAGCTCCTCTCGCAAGGCAAACCCATCGCGGAAGTGGCCGCCGAAGCAGGCTTCGCCGACCAAAGCCACCTCAACCGCGTCTTCCGCCGCTACGCCGGAGCCACCCCCAGGGAATACCAGGGGCGCTGA